GCCAAAGACTACATTACATTGCACAAAATGAACTGAAACAATacactaaaataaaataaaattgtagaAAAAATCAGATCTGACAATGATATACTTGGTAATGTCGGGTTACTCACAATTTGCACATGACAATATCTTCAACAGTATGGTCATCCCGAATCTTGTAGGAACGTGTAACGTTGACTTGACCGAGAACTAAAGACTGATCGACTGATTTCACTGGACATGTACCTTCGGGCAGACTGGCGAGAGTGGCTCAACACGAGCACAGTTCAGAAGCAATACATCAATTTCACACTGTAAAACACTCGACAGAGACAGTTACGCAAGATTGTTAGCAATGACGCTGCGAACCATTGCAATGTAAACAGCATCGTCCATAATTACCAGTGACAATAATATTCCTAATCCCAGTCAATGTCCATCCCGTTAGTTCCAGAAGAGTAGTCTGTCATGATAATGGTGGCATAGTTGCGACGCATATTGAATAAGTAATGTCTAAGTTTTGCCTGAACTGAAATATTTGGACCAGGACTGTAGGAGATTTAGTTGCGCCTACAAATGTTTGAATAATTTCAAGTGCCCAATCACACACTATGAAGCACGTTTATGGTCCAATCAGCAATTGTTTGTCAGCTTAttcatgaataaatgaatgacatGTGTCCACGCTGTATTGGTTTTCGGTTTTGCTTCTGACCCTGCATTACTCGTCATGAAAAGACTTACGTAACTTCTGTAATACGTCTCGCCCCATCGAGAAAGTCAACTTTTGGGAAAATGTCGCCTAACACTTGCCAAAGTCGCAGTATAAATTCGTACTTGTATTATAACTACCGTTTATTTACTTCATCAGGTGGCCATTGGTCATCGATAAATCAGGAAGGGCTGCCACCTTTCTCCGTtaccaatatgcaaattatcttacCGCTGTGAACCCAGGTGACCTTCAGCCAGAAACACTCAGGAAGGCATTAATCGGTGCAATAAGGTAAGATATCGCGATGGAGGATTGACGTTACGCGGTTCcagcaatttttttaaaaaatgacttgGCCATTGGAATGTTGCCCTTGGCCTTGTTACTAAGTCCTGATGTCACGGTACTTGACAAAGCCGCAGGCTAATCTATACCAAGCATACTTCAAAGACTGATCTGCACCCAGTCACATGTTTGATTCATGTGCCAGAGAATTCACGATAAAGCAGGTAGCgcttttcgtttttgtttttttttggtttctttttttACAGGTTATTATTTTCACATATTGAATTCACGTACTGTACGTGTCATTATCATTCTTTCATGAcacttaaagggatacagtcgtcggaactgcgctcaatacgaccgatgtaaacattttatcaaagttacgatggtgattgatgaaagtttaaacatgtaaaatatgcatcgtataatttaaatgttgcagctatgatgatcaggtgtatctagatatcgtgcaggaaatacatttttggtaaacaagaaactcgcacaggcgtagttccgacgaccgtttcCCTTTAACTTCAAGCCTTGCCATGTAGTATAATCATATTATTTACTGTATGATGCGGGGGCAGggaaattaaataaatataattatgaGTTTACATTTTGTCTTCCTCCACAGATATGGGAAAGAACTGACGATAGACATGGTGGAGTCGGATTTGTATGAGAATCTGGAAACACAACTAGAAACGGTTCAGAAGGGTTTGCTAGAATCCATTGTTTCCAAGGAAATTCTGAAAGACGATAAGTAAGTATATAGTTTAGTAACACTGCTGAGAGTGTTAATTGTCTTGTGCTGCGACAATTTGGCATTGTTACGGGGAACCATATTCACGGCCAAGTATTACTAGAACTCGATCAACattgtaaaatatgatattagTTTAGCTGACTATGTGGCCTCAAATCTAATTTGTATATAAACAAAGCATATGTACACGTAAATTCTTAGCAACTAATACCCACTTTAGAAGACTGAAGGGTTTTAGATCTAGGTGGTTCTATAGGAAACAGAGACAACGTTAATGATATATAAATGACTGAAcgacaaaaaatacagaaatctaCGCCTGttctattttgacaaaaatctttcATGTTGATCTATCAGATATTTGTCACTTGTGAAAGATGAAGATGGCAGCGAGTATGGTGAATACAATTTCAATCCCATGATGCTCGACAACTTTATGTTCATCATCGTGACGGAGAAAGAGGAACAAGAGGACAGAGTTCTTCAGAAATTCTACACTGTGAAAATCCTGGAGTGAGCTGTGTAGATACTACGGCCTGAGTGGAATTtagttttgatgttttgttaTTGATGATGGTACGAGGATGGAATTCATGAGTACGACAATAATACGCACAAGCTCAAGGGTGACGCTACACGATATTTATGTTCAGACTGTCCGGTTGCGGAAAAGTCTGACCGAATTCTTAACCACATTACCGTCCAAATATTAAAGTGTGACAGAATAGTTGAAGGTTTGACTTTTTATAGTGTGTGGTAAAGTAGAGAGTGCAAAAGAGATATAATAAGGGACTTTTTCTCTCCGCAATATTTTTATGTTCTTTGATGGGAAATTGAGTCGTTCTCCTTCTCCTTAACTctattcatgcaattttatctTTCCTGTTTAATAAATTCTTTGAAATAATTGATGACTTGAAttcaaataaaattgtttttgtcttcaactgcTTTTGGTATCTTGGACTTCCTAACCTATTCGTTTTGGTTTTATAGTGTTTCCACCCTTCAGTGTCTGATGAAATAGTCGCTCGAGAAGACAAGAAAAAAGTACATCTTTAGAAATTATAATCTCCCAGTCTGAAGGGACAGGAAGACCAGGTTTCTCTTTGCCTCAACTCACGGTCGTTAGCCGTAGAGAAACACGGTCTCACTCGCATTCACGTAGGGCGTAGAGGGCGCTCCAAATGATGATTGTTCGTCATCGAATAAAATTAAAGTGTTGTGTGATATCTTTGGTCCTATTGGGCTAACAACTGTGtacaatattaataatatttctttattaCCTGAGTAATATTAATAAAGCTAATGTTGATGTAAAATATTACACGCTACGAGTGCATACTATTGTGAGCACCGTCATACGGCTGCGTCATCCTCATTAAAGTTATTTgtgtaaaaactgatatatatttgtatatactTAATTGTTAAagcataaaatatacaatacaaAACATCAAGAAGCGTCGAGATCTGTGATgtattttctgaccaaaaaaaatagagaagaaatacacaaaatacgaaAACACAGGGTGTAGGAACTATACTGTTTCGTTAACGTCTGTTCCGTTGTTTCAGCTGATATTTCATCAAAGAATGACGAGTTAATATAAAGAAATCATAGCTTTTATGGTAAATCTTCGTTTTGGGTCCGTACCTAAACTATTTGTTGGACAACAAAGCCATTTGACGACAGGTGACAAAATTCGTGACAAATATAGTTAGAAAAAAATAgggacaaaacaaaacagatatTCCAAATTACAAAAGTACATTCAAGGAAAGCATACGGATCGAGACTAAATGAgttgtttttctgtttgtaaTAGAAACTAAACAGAACAGAAGATAACGGCATGTCTTTGTATGTCTCGCATTTGCTGTCGCGTATAATAGTGTTATAAGTAACTTTAGTTAATATTGAATCATCTTAAAAAATTTCCGATAGTGGTTATCAGTATAATGcttaagaaatttgaaaggaTTGTTGGTAATGTTTCTGTGATACCCGGATGAATGACGTTAACGTGTGGGATATTGCTGAGTATAAGAAGGCGCTCGATTGTCATGGCAAGTTGCCTTGAGTGCGTCAGTCTTAGGCACCGAAGAGCCAATCATACCAACCGTTAGATAACCCTCCATCCGCCGTATCTGTCGCTCGTCGAAAGCGATTGTGACGTTGTCGTATTACGTTTGCAGCAGGTCTTGCCCTGACGCCTTGCATTCTTCCCCACACACCGAGCACAAATGATTCGATGTTGCATTCATTCTCACCGCGTATAATCTTGAAATAGCCATCTTCGCCCCACTTTGATCCCCATGAATTGGCACAGAGCtaaaaaaaataagttcaaacgaTGTgagttcagagagagagagagagagagagggggggggagggggagcaGCAACAGCATTGGTAAGGTTGTTGCCGGAATATCAAACAGAGTATTATCTACAATCTGGCCAGATAAAGATTGTACGTTTTGGTTTCACCGAATGACGCaataaaatgaattaaaatatcCACAATGTCTAATTtccatgaaatatttttccTTGTCCAGAAAGATATCCACATCAGTGCTGAAACTGCGTAAACAATTCACATACCCAGTATTTGAGAGGGCGACCATTGGGACTGTATTCAGTACCCCAACCAATTATTTTGACGGAATGCCATCCGCTCTGATGATATTGAGGGCCGTCGGCAGCTGCTTCTCGTGTGTGCCTATACACGCCCTTGTTGTACATGAAGAAGTCTTCTTTCACCTCAAAGGATGCTGAAAAAGGTAACAAGCTGAGAGTGTAAGCATTTTTTATATGATTTAAATCAGAATAAAATCGATGGACGTGTTCATACTCTGCACAAGACAAGGCCAACAAAGAAATAATGTGTTTCAGGCCAGCAGGAAACAGTTTGAGTTGGTCAGGaaattcttatttttttattttaattgggcGCGACccatcaaaaaatattttggtaaaattctaagagatttttaaaaatgaagataaaatgTTTAGGCTCGGGGATGTTAAATAGGATAGGTCGAGCAATCAAAAACAGTTAACATTTCATTCGGCCTAGGTGGCCCTGATGCCTCCTATCATGTGAGACCCGTGTGTACAATGGAAAGTCTCTCTTCATTATTTAGTATACGTTTGTACAAATATTGTCCACGTGTACGGTCCATTTGTTGCCAATGTTAACGAGACAACCATTCTTCATTGTAACATCTATCACTAGCCAGGGATACTGCCATAGAGAGGATAAACACATATGCATCGCGCTTTGATCCCCTAATCTTTTGCCTTACAAAGacttttgatgtgtttaaaaGTGGATAAAGTATagaattttgaccaatttttgaCTCCAGCACAACTTTTCACTCCCAAAATAAGCACTTTGActtaaaatttttcaagttgtAGGAAATACAGAGTTTTGACCAGTTtaacaaaccagatatgaactgtaaatgctcacgtgtttcattatattttgaagttatgtgtaaatttgaaccgttgccacatgtttgcaacttcattgaaattattatgaccaacttaatgaacaataatcaccgccgattaattctaaaaggtcatgaagtatacaaatatgtaattagctgaaataagaatattaaagttatttgactgctcttattgtgtcaccactttatatagcaagtgtacagtaattaccgttggccaagtccttcaagccatatatgccgagctttgaaagctcattagatgtgcaaattataaattagctgacatgaaaatgtgaaatgactttcgatattgttttaacctagtacctggtataatcatcaatgtacatagcatgttttgccaactttgatcaagtaaatcccggtatatatccctaataagcaaagttcattaaatatgtaaattaggaattggcttaagtaaaaatgcttaatgattgtcaataatgttgtatcatggtatctgtaatatgtgtagcaaattttgtcaactttggtcaagtcaattcagatatatatctctaattaggaaagatcattaaatatgcaaattaggaattggctgaagagaaaatgcttaatgactttcaataatgttgtattatagtgtctttaatgtacatagcaagtttcatcaattttgatcaagtcaattcagataaatatccctaattatgaaaattaatttaatattcaaattaggttttggctgaagtaaaaatgtcttttgactttcaataatgttatattacagtatctttgatgtatagtCTAGTGGTGCGATCATTTTGCATCAGCCTGTTTGCAACACGGCTTTTTATGGCAATAGAGCCTTTTCTGTATGTGCTCCCCATTTGTGGAATGCTTTACCATTTGAGATAAGGCTTGCTaattcttttaacaattttagaagtcagttaaaaacttatctttttagatcattttattcctagacacttttgaaaattttacctctttgcattttattggtgttttctcgtaatttttatttataatttacctctttttagtgttgtgtaaagcgcattgagatttttaaaatgtaatgcgctctataagaaataaatattattattattattattattatagcaagtttcaacaactacattcaagttaattcagatatatatccctaattgggaaagttcattaaacatgcaaattcagaattggctgaagtaaaaatgcttaatgactttcaaaaatgttgtatcatagtggcttcaatacacgtagcaagtttcatcaactttggtccagtcatttcaaatatatatccctaattaacaaagttcatgaaatatgcaaattacgaattggctgaagttaaaatgcttaatgactttcaataatgttaaatcatagtatctttaatatacataccaagtttggttaattttgattgagtcaaatcagacatatatccctagttaggaaagttcattaaatatgcaaattagcatttatctttcatgtcaccccttaatgattcccactgctgatatatcttggtgtgatcaacatttgtagcaaatctcatcaaattgtgtgtagtcgtttttaatgtatatctgttttttctaaaatcattaattatgcaaatgagcaaaaagtatgcaagccacacccaccaaaaactaatcagttcttgccatttactaactgaatatatgtaccagatttgattctgatctgatgagccgtttttgagatatcggaccaacagacagacagacagacagacagacagacacacagacggacagatagacagacagacagacatcgctgcgacatatgttcacgtgtgtaaacacgtgagcaaaaaattgtaGTTTGTGATTTTTAGTTTGATCTCTCCATTATAGTAAATTCAGGTGTGATTGCccctcacccccccccccgtcacAGTCAGTGATACTGAGTGATTTAAATGGCCTTCATCACGGCATACGTGTTCCGTCGATGTAACGAAAACAGTGAAGTGATATGGTGGCACATTGGAcatcatttttatcaatttttgatAGATTCTTGAGAATTCACAACTAGTATTCTTAAACAACAGCAGAAGTGACCCCGGGATGACCCCAATCAAATAGACCGCCATGGCAACGCTGATTATTCAAACTCTCGTTGTTTGTATACGTCACTACTTTTAGAAATATCACATCGTTACCTTGTAAGGGACCATTAATCATTAGCTCATGCTGTATGTCCTTTTcctataaacaaaacaaaacagaaaacaaaataaaatcgatATAATTTCTCTGCAGAGAAATTAATTGTAAAATTACCAAATCAAATGGTAAAATTGCATTCTTGCCGTGTTCGAGCCAttaaatatctttttaaattatttcagTCATCTTTAAATTTGATTTCTGTGAGCACGACAACACTTTGCCCCTTAAATGTCAATCTGTGCTATGGACTACACAGCAAGCACTCCAATGAGTCAATATACACGACACGTTGCCCACTGaagtatcatatatatataccggtgtatgttatttatttattgacttgTAGTAGATGTAAACATCAAAgccaacaaatttacagagtcgATTCACGATATTAAGATTAGAGTgatcaaataaatgtattcaaTGTTAAACATT
The DNA window shown above is from Ptychodera flava strain L36383 chromosome 5, AS_Pfla_20210202, whole genome shotgun sequence and carries:
- the LOC139134091 gene encoding IQ motif and ankyrin repeat domain-containing protein 1-like, translated to MPPKKSPAAKPAAKPAGKPAAKSTVKPGGKSTTKAPAKQSAKAESSGAAAAVKVEPVGVSIGIKQLNNVLKDEDGKMKATGRWPLVIDKSGRAATFLRYQYANYLTAVNPGDLQPETLRKALIGAIRYGKELTIDMVESDLYENLETQLETVQKGLLESIVSKEILKDDKYLSLVKDEDGSEYGEYNFNPMMLDNFMFIIVTEKEEQEDRVLQKFYTVKILE